Proteins encoded by one window of Desulfovibrio ferrophilus:
- a CDS encoding M20 family metallo-hydrolase, producing MSETLIKRIHSMSDEVVDLQRKLVAIPALGPDNDGDGEKEKADFLIDYLKGLGVEDIREINAPDDRVSCGYRPNIMAFIPGEDASRTFWIISHTDIVPPGDPSLWDSDPYELRVEGDSIIGRGVEDDHGGIVPSLILTKALLESGLTPPMNLGILLVADEETGSHKGLGYVVEEHDDLFGKNDLFLIPDFGTPDAALVEVAEKGMLWLEATVTGKQCHASTPSEGVNAMVAASALVLLLNSELPIKFPATDDLFSPPTSTFSPTKREANVPNINTIPGKDVFCMDCRILPEYSVQEVKDAIAALGKTIEDQYNVTIDYHEAQREEAAPSTSMTSEIVTRLAAGIKEFYGVDARPEGIGGGTVAAILRRAGHEAAVWSTCVHNAHQPNERSLISTQVSDAKVMARVLFG from the coding sequence ATGTCCGAGACGTTGATCAAGCGCATCCATTCCATGAGCGACGAAGTCGTCGACCTCCAGCGCAAGCTGGTCGCCATCCCCGCTTTGGGCCCCGACAACGACGGTGATGGAGAAAAAGAGAAGGCGGACTTCCTGATCGACTATCTCAAAGGCCTTGGCGTTGAGGATATCCGGGAAATCAATGCGCCGGATGACCGGGTCTCCTGTGGCTACCGCCCCAATATCATGGCCTTCATCCCCGGTGAGGATGCTTCCCGCACCTTCTGGATCATCTCGCACACCGACATCGTGCCTCCGGGAGACCCCAGCCTGTGGGACAGCGACCCGTACGAACTGCGCGTCGAAGGCGACAGCATCATCGGACGTGGAGTGGAAGACGATCACGGTGGCATCGTCCCTTCCCTGATTCTGACCAAGGCCTTGCTGGAATCCGGCCTGACTCCCCCCATGAATCTGGGCATCCTGCTTGTGGCCGACGAGGAAACCGGCAGCCACAAGGGTCTTGGATATGTGGTTGAAGAGCACGACGATCTGTTCGGCAAAAACGATCTCTTCTTGATTCCGGATTTCGGAACCCCCGACGCCGCCTTGGTTGAAGTAGCGGAAAAAGGCATGCTCTGGCTTGAAGCAACCGTCACCGGCAAGCAGTGCCACGCCTCGACACCTTCCGAAGGCGTCAACGCCATGGTCGCCGCATCGGCCCTGGTTCTGCTCCTCAATAGTGAGCTTCCCATCAAATTTCCGGCCACTGATGATCTGTTCTCACCTCCGACCAGCACCTTCAGCCCCACCAAGCGTGAGGCCAACGTGCCCAATATCAATACGATCCCCGGCAAGGACGTATTCTGCATGGATTGCCGCATCCTGCCCGAATATTCAGTGCAGGAGGTCAAGGATGCCATTGCCGCCCTGGGCAAGACAATCGAGGATCAATACAACGTGACCATCGATTACCACGAAGCCCAGCGTGAAGAAGCAGCTCCGTCCACCTCCATGACCAGTGAAATCGTCACGCGCCTGGCTGCGGGCATCAAGGAATTCTACGGTGTCGATGCCCGTCCCGAAGGCATTGGAGGCGGTACTGTTGCGGCCATCCTGCGCCGCGCAGGACATGAAGCCGCAGTCTGGTCCACCTGTGTCCATAACGCCCATCAGCCCAATGAGCGCTCCCTGATCTCCACCCAAGTCTCGGATGCCAAGGTCATGGCCCGAGTGCTCTTCGGATAA
- a CDS encoding PxxKW family cysteine-rich protein, producing the protein MAKKKVTTILDNAVMTDAGLTLNGVVLQQVIDKCEGCERVMDHASGGNYCTSYAQPASKWSHGVCNFATHVRAEKDTGGKVKINPLKASKRAARGR; encoded by the coding sequence ATGGCAAAGAAGAAAGTCACTACCATTCTGGACAATGCAGTTATGACCGACGCCGGTCTGACCCTCAACGGTGTTGTGCTGCAGCAGGTCATCGACAAGTGTGAAGGCTGTGAGCGCGTGATGGACCACGCCTCTGGCGGCAACTACTGCACCAGCTACGCCCAGCCCGCTTCCAAGTGGTCCCACGGCGTCTGCAACTTCGCCACCCACGTCCGCGCCGAGAAGGACACTGGCGGCAAGGTCAAGATCAACCCCTTGAAGGCCTCCAAGCGCGCTGCTCGCGGTCGCTAG